A genomic stretch from Helianthus annuus cultivar XRQ/B chromosome 1, HanXRQr2.0-SUNRISE, whole genome shotgun sequence includes:
- the LOC110881542 gene encoding OVARIAN TUMOR DOMAIN-containing deubiquitinating enzyme 12 gives MCEPDSDVVKWGLDLLTVDPMFSSAYYGDSNQHEMNISHEQYNNGGTYQVNEFNNVKNDEMLAHSLQQELLDLSISDENESSDISHQVDHLQTSADTQEWYGGPTSDNYYYGDESRLQEADEMGPSSTCSSPGNRSYDGDEYSYNLEITDESELDGEVGKRLHEIVPVPHIPKVNGDIPSVDEATSDHQRLLDRLQVYNLIESKVQGDGNCQFRALSDQFYRSPEHHKFVRRQVVNQLKSHPEMYEGYVPMAYSDYLKRISKSGEWGDHVTLQAAADSYGVKIFVLTSFKDTCSIEILPKVQKSKRVIFLSFWAEVHYNSIYPEGELPPPEYRKKKRWWNFKHRHQAYLD, from the exons ATGTGCGAACCAGATTCAGATGTCGTTAAGTGGGGTCTTGATCTCCTTACCGTGGATCCAATGTTTAGTTCCGCATATTACGGTGATAGCAATCAACATGAAATGAACATAAGTCACGAACAGTATAATAACGGAGGTACTTATCAAGTAAATGAATTTAACAACGTGAAAAATGACGAAATGCTAGCTCATTCTCTTCAACAAGAACTATTGGATCTCTCAATTTCCGATGAAAATGAATCATCTGATATATCCCATCAAGTGGATCATTTACAAACGTCCGCTGATACTCAAGAGTGGTACGGTGGTCCGACATCAGATAATTATTATTATG GTGATGAATCTAGGTTACAAGAAGCAGATGAAATGGGCCCATCGAGTACATGTTCGAGTCCTGGAAACCGTTCTTATGATGGAGATGAATATTCGTATAATCTTGAAATAACAGATGAATCTGAGCTTGATGGAGAAGTAGGCAAGAGATTACATGAAATTGTCCCTGTTCCT CATATCCCCAAAGTTAATGGAGACATACCTTCAGTCGACGAAGCTACTTCTGATCACCAAAGGCTGCTGGACAG GTTGCAGGTGTATAACCTGATTGAATCTAAAGTTCAAGGCGATGGTAACTGTCAG TTTCGCGCTCTCTCAGACCAGTTTTACCGTTCACCGGAGCATCATAAATTTGTGAGACGACAAGTGGTTAATCAG CTCAAATCACATCCAGAAATGTATGAAGGATATGTTCCCATGGCATACAGTGACTACTTAAAAAGGATTTCCAA GAGTGGAGAGTGGGGAGATCATGTTACCTTACAAGCTGCTGCAGATTCT TATGGGGTTAAAATTTTTGTTCTCACCTCGTTTAAAGATACATGTTCGATTGAGATTCTTCCGAAAGTGCAGAAATCAAAACGGG TTATTTTCTTGAGCTTTTGGGCTGAGGTGCACTATAACTCGATTTATCCCGAGGGAG AGTTGCCGCCACCCGAATACAGAAAAAAGAAACGATGGTGGAATTTTAAGCATAGGCATCAAGCGTACCTTGATTGA
- the LOC110881566 gene encoding TSL-kinase interacting protein 1 encodes MESQVPFTHEASSQPDDVFVKDVITSETNCVTSNRPVKKQTRQWAAWTRQEEESFFTALRQVGKNFEKITSRVQSKNKDQVRHYYYRLVRRMNKLLGPELSLDAKNSKDTNAAMLRWWSLLEKHSCKASKLHLKPRRFKIFLETLEHQLLKDRKKNIRKRPNQGGNCSTTPTNKPARQRRRQDAYKKWEKAAIAGVSLVADAAEHLERTSLDQLANTVKSVNGDKGSDPIAPNFNQNIKLKLQLFPVDESTRRSLERDNHNPHLELTLSTRKKISSVLEHMNRKWGSSSIASGELTLVPYYVQTLNILNCQKWTRDSVVSAGDVYAAIGSPSVFRLRYGWFAKAFSTLEWADSLTNISVGDLLSELSHNQDANCVDSPLPPGSPCQQQISFSCDSFDAAIAAHINGKNAFQPTVVSSIWDADEACDAFSFPKKVQIPENNCRDSAKVRLMDECNFNENREDVSAKDVNSLTDAYWADSLGPLELDVPSCRYTNDVILNESIGGFNCLLNTSLDAFHNCSFFGSEKRETTPLTKLGAQETVSSYQKADGEISG; translated from the exons ATGGAGTCGCAAGTTCCCTTTACTCATGAGGCTTCAAGCCAACCGGATGATGTATTTGTTAAAGATGTAATCACATCGGAAACAAATTGTGTTACGTCTAATCGGCCAG TGAAAAAACAAACACGACAATGGGCAGCGTGGACGCGTCAAGAAGAAGAAAGCTTCTTTACTGCATTACGGCAAGTTGGCAAG AATTTTGAGAAGATTACTTCTCGTGTGCAAAGTAAAAACAAGGATCAG GTTAGACATTATTATTATCGTCTTGTAAGACGTATGAACAAATTGTTGGGCCCGGAACTTTCTCTTGATGCCAAAAATTCTAAAGATACAAATGCTGCTATGCTTCGATG GTGGTCTTTACTTGAAAAACATAGCTGTAAAGCCTCAAAACTTCACTTGAAGCCTCGCagattcaagattttcttggagACTTTG GAGCACCAACTACTGAAAGACCGAAAGAAAAATATAAGAAAACGACCGAATCAGGGAGGAAACTGTTCTACCACACCAACTAATAAACCAGCAAGACAACGCCGTAGACAAG ATGCCTACAAAAAATGGGAGAAAGCTGCAATCGCTGGTGTTTCGTTGGTTGCTGATGCTGCCGAACATTTGGAACGGACATCATTGGATCAATTGGCTAATACTGTTAAGAGTGTAAACG GTGACAAGGGTTCGGACCCAATTGCGCCAAATTTTAATCAAAATATTAAACTTAAACTTCAACTCTTCCCCGTCGATGAAAGCACACGCAGATCGTTGGAAAGG GATAATCACAACCCGCATCTGGAGTTGACTTTAAGTACACGAAAAAAAATATCATCGGTTTTGGAACATATGAATCGAAAATGGGGTAGTTCTAGCATAGCTTCTGGAGAACTGACACTTGTCCCTTATTACGTTCAAACATTAAATATATTAAATTGTCAAAAATGGACTCGTGATTCTGTTGTAAGCGCCGGGGATGTATATGCAGCGATCGGAAGTCCTTCAGTTTTCCGCTTAAG GTATGGTTGGTTTGCAAAAGCGTTTTCAACACTGGAATGGGCCGACAGTTTGACTAACATAAGTGTTGGTGATTTACTCTCCGAGTTATCTCATAATCAAGATGCTAACTGCGTTGATTCACCGTTGCCACCTGGCTCGCCATGTCAGCAACAGATTTCATTCAGTTGTGATTCGTTTGATGCTGCCATTGCTGCACATATAAATGGCAAAAATGCCTTCCAGCCTACCGTTGTATCTTCAATTTGGGACGCAGATGAAGCGTGTGACGCCTTTTCGTTCCCGAAAAAAGTACAAATTCCAGAAAATAATTGTAGAGATTCTGCAAAAGTGCGTTTGATGGACGAGTGTAACTTTAATGAAAATCGTGAGGATGTTTCCGCAAAGGATGTCAATTCGCTTACTGATGCGTACTGG GCTGATTCTTTAGGACCGTTAGAATTGGATGTACCATCATGTAGATATACTAACGACGTTATATTGAACGAAAGCATTGGTGGATTTAATTGCCTTCTAAATACCAGCCTTGATGCTTTTCATAATTGTTCATTCTTTGGTTCGGAGAAAAGAGAAACGACACCCTTAACAAAACTTGGAGCTCAAGAAACCGTTTCCTCGTATCAAAAGGCTGACGGTGAGATTTCAGGTTGA
- the LOC110881556 gene encoding cell division control protein 48 homolog D — MSNQAESSDSKGTKRDFSTAILERKKAANRLVVDEAVNDDNSVVALHPETMEKLQLFRGDTILIKGKKRKDTICIALADDTCEEPKIRMNKVVRANLRVRLGDVVSVHQCPDVKYGKRVHILPVDDTIEGVTGNLFDVYLKPYFLEAYRPVRKGDFFLVRGGMRAVEFKVIETDPAEYCVVAPDTEIFCEGEPIRREDEDRLDEIGYDDVGGVRKQMAQIRELVELPLRHPQLFKSIGVKPPKGILLYGPPGSGKTLIARAVANETGAFFFCINGPEIMSKMAGESESNLRKAFEEAEKNAPSIIFIDEIDSIAPKRDKTNGEVERRIVSQLLTLMDGLKSRAHVIVMGATNRPNSIDPALRRFGRFDREIDIGVPDEVGRLEVLRIHTKNMKLAEDVDLEKISKETHGYVGADLAALCTESALQCIREKMDVIDLEDESIDAEILNSMAVTNEHFQTALGTSNPSALRETVVEVPNVSWEDIGGLENVKRELQETVQYPVEHPEKFEKFGMSPSKGVLFYGPPGCGKTLLAKAIANECQANFISIKGPELLTMWFGESEANVREIFDKARGSAPCVLFFDELDSIATQRGSSQGDAGGAADRVLNQLLTEMDGMSAKKTVFIIGATNRPDIIDPALLRPGRLDQLIYIPLPDEESRYSIFKSALRKSPVAKEVDLHALAKYTQGFSGADITEICQRAVKYAIRENIEKDIEREKRRSENPEAMEEDVEDEVPEIKAAHFEESMKFARRSVSDADIRKYQAFAQTLQQSRGFGSEFRFSETSGAAAGAGGSDPFAASAGAADDDDLYN, encoded by the exons ATGAGCAATCAAGCGGAATCATCGGACTC TAAGGGCACAAAGCGCGACTTCAGTACGGCGATTCTTGAACGGAAGAAGGCTGCTAACAGGCTGGTTGTTGATGAAGCTGTTAATGATGATAACTCTGTTGTTGCGTTGCATCCTGAGACCATGGAAAAGCTTCAGCTTTTTAGAGGAGATACTATTCTGATTAAG GGAAAGAAGCGTAAAGACACTATTTGCATTGCTCTTGCTGATGACACTTGTGAAGAGCCAAAAATCAGAATGAACAAGGTTGTCAGGGCTAACCTACGTGTCAGGCTCGGTGATGTGGTCTCCGTCCACCAATGCCCCGATGTCAAGTACGGCAAACGGGTGCATATCCTTCCAGTTGACGATACGATCGAAGGCGTTACTGGCAATCTCTTCGATGTGTATCTAAAAC CGTACTTTTTGGAAGCATACCGGCCCGTGAGGAAAGGCGACTTTTTCCTCGTTAGGGGAGGAATGCGAGCGGTTGAATTCAAAGTTATTGAAACGGATCCTGCAGAATACTGTGTGGTTGCACCGGATACCGAGATCTTCTGTGAAGGTGAGCCTATCAGAAGGGAGGACGAAGATCGATTGGACGAAATCGGTTATGATGATGTCGGTGGGGTCCGCAAACAGATGGCGCAAATCCGTGAGCTCGTGGAGTTGCCGTTAAGACACCCGCAGCTTTTCAAGTCAATCGGTGTCAAACCACCGAAAGGAATCCTTCTTTATGGGCCTCCTGGATCCGGTAAGACTTTGATAGCCCGGGCTGTCGCAAACGAAACCGGTGCGTTCTTTTTCTGTATAAACGGGCCCGAAATCATGTCGAAGATGGCTGGAGAAAGTGAGAGTAACCTCCGAAAAGCGTTTGAGGAAGCCGAGAAGAACGCTCCGTCGATTATCTTCATCGACGAAATCGATTCCATCGCTCCGAAAAGAGATAAAACAAACGGAGAAGTTGAACGAAGAATCGTCTCGCAGCTTTTGACTCTAATGGACGGGTTAAAATCACGTGCTCACGTTATCGTTATGGGCGCAACCAACCGTCCCAACAGCATTGACCCTGCGTTGAGGCGATTTGGCCGGTTTGACCGCGAAATCGATATCGGTGTTCCTGATGAAGTCGGTCGTCTCGAGGTGCTCCGCATTCATACCAAGAACATGAAGTTGGCGGAAGACGTCGACTTGGAAAAGATTTCGAAAGAGACGCATGGGTATGTCGGTGCTGACTTGGCGGCGTTGTGTACGGAGTCAGCTCTTCAGTGTATTCGTGAGAAGATGGATGTGATTGATTTGGAAGACGAGTCGATTGACGCTGAGATTCTTAACTCAATGGCGGTTACGAATGAGCACTTTCAAACTGCTCTTGGTACGAGTAACCCGTCTGCTCTTCGTGAAACGGTTGTCGAAGTTCCTAACGTTAGCTGGGAAGATATCGGTGGGCTCGAAAACGTTAAACGAGAGCTCCAAGAG ACTGTGCAATATCCGGTTGAACACCCTGAAAAATTCGAGAAATTCGGTATGTCACCATCTAAAGGAGTTCTGTTTTACGGGCCACCCGGGTGTGGTAAAACGCTTCTAGCCAAGGCTATAGCCAATGAATGCCAAGCTAACTTCATCAGCATCAAGGGTCCAGAATTGCTAACCATGTGGTTCGGTGAAAGTGAAGCTAATGTTCGTGAGATCTTTGATAAGGCCCGTGGGTCCGCCCCTTGTGTTCTGTTTTTCGATGAGCTCGACTCCATTGCTACCCAG AGAGGAAGTAGTCAAGGAGATGCGGGAGGTGCAGCTGATAGGGTGTTGAATCAACTTTTGACTGAAATGGACGGGATGTCAGCTAAAAAGACGGTTTTCATTATCGGTGCAACTAACCGTCCTGACATCATCGATCCAGCTCTTTTGAGGCCCGGTCGTCTTGATCAGTTAATTTACATTCCTCTCCCTGACGAGGAATCACGTTACTCGATCTTTAAATCTGCTTTAAGGAAGTCACCCGTTGCGAAAGAAGTTGATCTTCACGCACTTGCTAAGTACACTCAGGGATTCAGTGGGGCTGACATCACCGAAATCTGCCAGCGTGCAGTTAAATACGCTATCCGTGAGAACATTGAGAAG GATATTGAGAGGGAGAAACGGAGGAGTGAGAACCCggaggcgatggaggaggacgtGGAGGATGAGGTGCCGGAGATCAAGGCGGCGCATTTTGAAGAATCGATGAAGTTTGCACGAAGGAGTGTTAGTGATGCTGACATTCGTAAGTACCAGGCATTTGCTCAGACTCTGCAGCAGTCTAGAGGTTTCGGGTCGGAGTTTAGGTTCTCTGAGACTAGCGGTGCGGCGGCTGGTGCCGGTGGCTCAGACCCTTTTGCTGCTTCTGCTGGTGCggctgatgatgatgatttatatAACTAG